In one window of Pseudomonas chlororaphis subsp. chlororaphis DNA:
- a CDS encoding universal stress protein: MSQTQRLLLIAPPAMNRTPAFDRAAALARAMQLPLHIVAFDYLQALAVAGLFAPEQIAQARDGYLQSHRQWLDEQARSMSEQGIEVTREVVWVQHPFEEILHFVNEMPLALIVKDAEEEPALKRVFFTPLDWQLLRDCPVPVHLVTNALNPRPRNVLAIVDVLRSDEQDRVFNDQIIDAAVKLAGQCAAALELVHVYDWAAVYAQDMGVGVLPLSVGIYQVLGEAQFEAFAALAERHGVPPERRHFIEGTPLSCICDFATAHRTDVIVMGTVQHKGLKKLLGSTAEQLLHRAPCSVLAIKPDKTL; this comes from the coding sequence ATGTCGCAGACCCAGCGTTTACTGCTAATTGCCCCTCCCGCCATGAACCGCACACCGGCATTCGACCGCGCTGCGGCGCTGGCCCGGGCGATGCAGTTACCCTTGCATATCGTGGCGTTCGATTATTTGCAGGCGCTGGCGGTGGCCGGCCTGTTCGCGCCCGAACAGATCGCCCAGGCCCGGGACGGGTATCTGCAAAGCCATCGGCAGTGGCTTGACGAGCAGGCTCGCTCGATGAGCGAACAGGGGATCGAGGTCACCCGCGAAGTGGTCTGGGTGCAGCATCCGTTCGAAGAAATCCTGCACTTCGTCAATGAGATGCCCCTGGCCCTGATCGTCAAGGATGCCGAAGAAGAGCCTGCCTTGAAGCGCGTGTTTTTCACTCCCCTGGATTGGCAGTTGCTACGGGACTGTCCGGTACCGGTGCACCTGGTGACCAATGCCCTCAACCCACGGCCACGCAACGTACTGGCCATCGTCGATGTTCTGCGCAGCGATGAGCAGGACAGGGTGTTCAACGACCAGATTATCGACGCCGCGGTAAAGCTGGCCGGGCAATGTGCCGCGGCACTCGAGCTGGTGCATGTGTATGACTGGGCCGCGGTGTATGCCCAGGACATGGGGGTTGGCGTGCTGCCGCTGAGCGTCGGGATCTACCAAGTGTTGGGCGAGGCGCAATTCGAGGCATTCGCAGCGCTGGCCGAACGCCATGGCGTGCCTCCAGAGCGTCGCCATTTCATCGAGGGTACGCCGCTGTCGTGTATCTGTGACTTTGCGACTGCCCACCGGACTGACGTCATTGTCATGGGAACCGTGCAGCACAAGGGACTGAAAAAACTCTTGGGCAGCACCGCCGAGCAGCTTTTGCACCGGGCTCCGTGCAGCGTACTGGCGATAAAACCGGACAAGACGCTTTGA
- a CDS encoding GNAT family N-acetyltransferase has product MLTVKNHNERAAAVYAAVPGEHWIETLKDGHHVLIRPLAEKDREREYAFIRRLSPESRHMRFLAQINDPSGALLDQLMYTDGKQHMAYVALAHENGQLIEIGISRYAATGEHECECAVTVADEWTHLGLGTLLMEHLIEAARKNGFRQMYSIDAASNAPMRDLAKALGFERSHDPDDSRQVIHRLHL; this is encoded by the coding sequence ATGCTCACTGTCAAAAACCACAACGAACGGGCCGCCGCCGTCTACGCCGCGGTCCCCGGAGAACACTGGATCGAAACGCTGAAGGACGGCCATCATGTGCTGATCCGGCCACTGGCGGAAAAGGACCGCGAGCGGGAGTACGCCTTTATCAGGCGTCTGTCTCCCGAATCCAGGCACATGCGTTTCCTCGCCCAGATCAATGACCCCAGTGGCGCCCTGCTCGATCAGTTGATGTACACCGATGGCAAGCAGCACATGGCCTACGTCGCGCTGGCTCATGAGAACGGACAACTGATCGAGATCGGTATCAGCCGCTACGCCGCCACGGGCGAGCACGAATGCGAATGCGCGGTAACCGTCGCCGACGAATGGACGCACCTGGGCCTGGGAACCTTATTGATGGAGCATCTGATCGAGGCTGCCCGCAAGAATGGCTTTCGCCAGATGTATTCGATCGACGCCGCCAGCAATGCGCCCATGCGCGACCTGGCCAAGGCCCTGGGTTTCGAACGGAGTCACGATCCCGACGACAGCCGCCAGGTCATCCATCGCCTCCACCTGTAA
- a CDS encoding universal stress protein translates to MGHYQRLLLIADPTLHQSPASLRAVALAKASGAALHVRGFAEPAPVVHLWEERIDEAGYQRYLRRHRRWVAEETQRLGDLGLEATVDVLFTTHPLLDILKTVEELGPDLLIKDVSLEPLLKRVFITPLDCHLLRECPIPVHLVNQARYGLPHRVVAAVDPFDPPTQISGLNDTIIQTANVLALQCDAPLHLLYAYDLSPAFNGDAPLVSGGWGMDVVEELRESLHLAFVTLAERYAIAPERRHFVPGPPVPAIGDFVEQYLADVVVMGTVHRVGIDRLIGSTTERALYSVPGSILAVR, encoded by the coding sequence ATGGGGCATTACCAACGTTTGCTGCTGATCGCCGATCCAACCCTGCATCAGTCGCCAGCCTCGCTGCGGGCTGTCGCGCTGGCCAAGGCCAGCGGGGCGGCGCTGCATGTACGCGGCTTCGCCGAGCCGGCGCCGGTGGTGCATCTGTGGGAAGAGAGAATCGACGAGGCGGGCTATCAGCGTTATCTGCGTCGCCATCGCCGATGGGTGGCCGAAGAAACCCAGCGGCTCGGCGACCTGGGGCTGGAGGCGACGGTCGACGTGTTGTTCACCACCCATCCGCTGCTGGACATCCTGAAGACGGTCGAAGAGCTCGGTCCGGACCTGCTGATCAAGGATGTCAGCCTGGAACCGCTGCTCAAGCGAGTATTCATCACGCCCCTGGATTGCCATCTGTTGCGTGAGTGCCCGATCCCCGTGCATCTGGTCAATCAGGCCCGTTACGGGTTGCCGCACCGGGTCGTGGCGGCGGTGGACCCATTCGATCCACCGACCCAGATCAGCGGCCTGAACGACACCATCATCCAGACGGCCAACGTCCTGGCCTTGCAATGCGATGCGCCACTGCACCTGCTGTACGCCTATGACTTGTCGCCTGCCTTCAATGGCGATGCACCGCTGGTCAGCGGTGGCTGGGGCATGGACGTCGTCGAAGAGCTGCGTGAGTCCTTGCACCTGGCGTTCGTCACCCTGGCGGAGCGTTATGCCATCGCGCCGGAACGCCGGCACTTTGTCCCGGGCCCGCCAGTGCCCGCGATCGGCGACTTCGTCGAGCAGTACCTGGCCGATGTGGTGGTGATGGGGACTGTGCATCGGGTGGGAATCGACCGCTTGATCGGCAGCACGACCGAACGGGCGCTGTACTCGGTGCCGGGCAGTATTCTGGCGGTCAGGTGA
- a CDS encoding zinc-dependent alcohol dehydrogenase family protein, whose translation MRAMVLHTPGEPLREEQRPVPTPGPRQLLIKVLACGVCRTDLHLVDGELPQALLPRVPGHEIVGQVTAVGADVAPDWIGQRVGVPWLGWTCGECAFCRTGRENLCDQAQFTGCHLDGGYADYTVADARFCLPIPEALSATQAAPLLCAGLIGFRALRMAGNVRHLGLYGFGAAAHLAIQVALGRGQQVYAFTRPDDRAGQDYARSLGARWAGPSDQAPPHPLDASLIFAPVGSLVPAALAVTVKGGCVICAGIHMSDIPAFPYRLLWGERSVRSVANLTREDGRAFFAELQHTPVHCDVTCFALEDANQALERLRAGQFNGAIVLTP comes from the coding sequence ATGCGCGCCATGGTCCTGCATACCCCCGGCGAGCCGCTGCGAGAGGAACAACGCCCGGTCCCGACACCCGGCCCCCGGCAACTGCTGATCAAAGTCCTGGCCTGCGGCGTCTGCCGCACCGACCTGCATCTGGTCGATGGCGAGTTGCCCCAGGCGCTGCTGCCACGAGTGCCCGGCCACGAAATCGTTGGCCAGGTGACCGCGGTGGGCGCCGACGTCGCGCCCGACTGGATCGGCCAGCGGGTGGGCGTTCCATGGCTCGGCTGGACATGCGGCGAATGCGCGTTCTGCCGCACCGGCCGGGAAAATCTGTGCGACCAGGCACAATTTACCGGCTGTCACCTGGACGGCGGCTACGCCGACTACACGGTCGCCGACGCCCGTTTCTGCCTGCCGATTCCCGAAGCGCTCTCGGCCACCCAGGCCGCGCCGTTGCTGTGTGCCGGGCTGATCGGCTTTCGGGCGCTGCGGATGGCCGGGAATGTGCGCCACCTGGGCCTCTACGGTTTCGGAGCGGCAGCGCACCTGGCCATCCAGGTCGCGCTGGGCCGGGGGCAGCAGGTGTATGCCTTCACCCGGCCCGATGACCGCGCGGGCCAGGACTATGCCCGGTCGCTGGGGGCCCGTTGGGCCGGTCCCTCGGATCAAGCACCGCCGCACCCGCTCGATGCCAGCCTGATCTTCGCCCCCGTCGGCTCGCTGGTGCCGGCGGCGCTGGCCGTCACGGTCAAGGGCGGCTGCGTGATTTGCGCCGGCATCCACATGAGCGACATCCCGGCATTCCCTTACCGACTGCTCTGGGGCGAACGCAGCGTGCGCTCGGTGGCCAACCTGACCCGTGAAGACGGCAGAGCGTTTTTCGCAGAATTGCAGCACACCCCCGTCCACTGCGACGTCACCTGTTTCGCCCTGGAGGATGCCAATCAGGCCCTGGAGCGCCTGCGGGCCGGTCAGTTCAACGGGGCAATCGTACTCACTCCGTGA
- the fnr gene encoding fumarate/nitrate reduction transcriptional regulator Fnr, translating to MPDTRVSPNHYLKAACANCSVLELCLPLGLSGPEIERLDTLIVQRFKVKKGAALYRTGDPLRSLYAVRIGSFKTSMVSIDGREQVTGFQISGEMLGLDAISADEHACSAFALEDSEVCPIHFAQLEKLAQDLPSLQHSLNKLLSREIVRDHSMLMLMGNMNSDERLAAFLLNLSQRLSLRGYSSRDFILKMRREEIGSYLGLRLETICRGIAHLRDQGLVEISGREVKVLNLEGLKQLVAGCHRSALR from the coding sequence ATGCCCGACACCCGAGTGTCCCCCAACCACTACCTCAAGGCTGCATGCGCCAACTGCAGTGTCTTGGAGCTGTGCCTGCCGCTTGGCCTGAGCGGGCCGGAGATCGAGCGTCTGGACACTCTGATCGTGCAACGCTTCAAGGTTAAAAAAGGCGCGGCCCTCTACCGTACAGGCGATCCCTTGCGCTCGCTGTATGCGGTCCGCATAGGCTCGTTCAAGACCAGCATGGTTTCAATCGACGGTCGTGAACAGGTCACCGGCTTTCAGATATCGGGTGAGATGCTTGGTCTGGATGCCATCAGTGCCGACGAACACGCCTGCAGCGCGTTCGCCCTTGAGGACAGCGAAGTCTGTCCTATCCACTTCGCTCAACTGGAGAAGCTCGCCCAGGACTTGCCATCCTTGCAACACAGCCTGAACAAACTCCTGAGTAGAGAGATCGTGCGCGATCACAGCATGTTGATGCTGATGGGCAATATGAACTCCGACGAACGCCTGGCGGCCTTCCTGCTGAACCTGTCGCAACGCCTGAGCCTGCGTGGCTACTCGTCCAGGGACTTCATCCTGAAGATGCGCCGCGAGGAGATCGGCTCCTACCTGGGGCTGAGGCTGGAAACCATTTGCCGGGGCATCGCGCACCTGCGGGACCAGGGGCTGGTGGAAATTTCCGGGCGGGAAGTCAAGGTCCTGAACCTGGAGGGGCTCAAGCAATTGGTCGCAGGTTGCCACCGCTCGGCCCTGCGCTGA